A genomic window from Populus nigra chromosome 7, ddPopNigr1.1, whole genome shotgun sequence includes:
- the LOC133699257 gene encoding disease resistance protein RPV1-like isoform X1 — protein MASITPTITPSNWKYDVFLSFRGADTRNSFTSHLYKALRQNQIHAYIDYKLQGGEKIEPALLERIEESYISVVIFSENYADSTFCLRELSKILECMENKGQKVLPVLHQLDPSHVQDLTGRYGDALCKHESDCSSQEVESWRHASKEIANLKGWDSKVIRDETKLIEEIVSDIQKKLQHMPAPSIDSKRIIGMKSRVEDIESLLSFGSTGVLIVGIWGLGGIGKSTTAEAVYHRNSHKFEGHCFFRNVMAESHKHGLVHVLQEILREVLENKDLNIGTKVLPPYIKRMLQRKKVLIVLDDVNSSLDLRDLLGEDGLFGQGSRIIVTSRDWQVLINACEEDNIYEVKNLNEDDALELFSLHAFRQNNPIQGYTELSKSVVSCVEGIPLFLEALGASLYKKTSVEYWESKVAQLRTKIGEDIKKSLEMCFDELNQTEKKIFLDIACFFGWCRRDVLHQTLDLEERSGIDRLTDMCLIKIIDNRIWMHDMLQKLGRQIVHQENVDPRGRSRLWEAEDVYHVLTNHQGTGKVEAISLDMSATKEMNLSPTAFEGIYNLRLFDFHNPNSPDELTRIRLPQGLQFLSNGLRILYWYNYPLKSLPSNFCPKKLVELKMPCSQLEELWNECQPLENLKLMNLSYSSKLSLVNSDLSKVPNLEVLNLAWCCSLVKLPSSIKYCTRLTELDLRKCESLCTLPSSIGCLTRLVKLNLTHCKGLASLPYSICELKCLAMLDLELCSELTSLPGSIGEMESLVELNLGHCSKLSSLPNSIGELKCLARLYLGYCSKLTSLPDKIGELKYLKELKLHHCLALASLPNSIGELKSLDNLDFYYCLKLASFPNSIGELNCLMTLDLKFCSKLASVPDSFGQLKCLSRLDLGYCSELASLPDSFGELKCLSRLDLCYCLKLASLPDSIGELKSLVELNLGYCSKLASLPDSIGKLKCLEMLDLNYCSELASLPDSIGNLKSLAKLHLSSCSKLASLPDSIGKLKSLAELHLSSCLKLASLPDSIGELKCLPKLDLGYCLKLVSLPDSIGELKSLTKLNLYYCSELASLPDSIGKLKSLVELHLGYCYKLAWLLESIGELKCLVMLNLHHCSELAWLPNSIGKLKSLVELHLGYCYKLAWLPESIGELKCLAMLSLDHCLELAWLPDSIGKLKSLLELHLGYCYKLAWLAESIGELKCLVTLNLHHCSELAWASRQHWRVKMSCDA, from the exons atggctTCCATTACTCCTACCATTACTCCTTCGAACTGGAAGTACGATGTGTTCCTCAGTTTTAGAGGCGCAGACACCCGCAATAGTTTTACAAGTCATCTTTACAAGGCTTTGCGTCAAAACCAAATTCATGCTTACATCGATTATAAACTTCAGGGAGGAGAAAAGATTGAGCCTGCCCTCCTGGAAAGGATTGAAGAGTCATATATTTCGGTAGTCATTTTCTCTGAAAATTATGCAGATTCCACTTTCTGTTTGAGGGAACTCTCCAAGATTCTTGAGTGCATGGAGAACAAAGGACAGAAGGTTTTGCCAGTTTTGCACCAACTTGATCCAAGCCATGTTCAAGATCTGACTGGGAGATATGGAGACGCACTTTGCAAGCATGAAAGTGATTGCAGTTCTCAAGAAGTAGAGAGTTGGAGACATGCTTCGAAAGAAATAGCTAATCTCAAGGGCTGGGATTCGAAAGTCATCag GGATGAGACCAAGCTAATCGAGGAAATTGTTTCTGACATTCAAAAGAAATTGCAGCATATGCCTGCACCCTCAATTGATTCAAAACGCATTATTGGAATGAAATCACGCGTTGAAGACATTGAATCGTTACTATCCTTTGGATCAACCGGTGTCCTCATTGTGGGAATATGGGGGTTGGGTGGTATAGGCAAGTCAACAACGGCTGAAGCTGTATATCATCGAAACTCTCATAAATTTGAAGGTCATTGCTTTTTCCGAAATGTAATGGCAGAATCACATAAGCATGGACTAGTTCATGTACTGCAGGAAATTCTTCGGGAAGTATTAGAGAACAAAGATCTGAACATAGGCACAAAGGTGTTACCCCCGTACATTAAGCGAATGcttcaaagaaaaaaggtcCTCATAGTTCTTGATGATGTCAACAGTTCTCTAGATTTAAGAGATTTACTAGGAGAGGATGGTTTGTTTGGCCAAGGAAGTAGAATCATTGTGACAAGTAGAGATTGGCAAGTGCTTATAAATGCATGCGAAGAAGACAACATTTACGAGGTTAAGAATTTAAATGAAGACGATGCTCTTGAACTCTTCAGCTTGCATGCTTTCAGACAAAATAATCCTATACAAGGATATACAGAGCTATCAAAAAGTGTGGTAAGCTGTGTTGAAGGCATTCCATTATTTCTGGAGGCTTTAGGTGCCAGTCTATACAAAAAGACTAGTGTAGAATACTGGGAAAGTAAGGTGGCACAGCTAAGAACAAAAATTGGCGAGGACATTAAGAAAAGTTTGGAAATGtgttttgatgaattaaatcagacagaaaagaaaatatttcttgATATAGCATGTTTCTTTGGATGGTGCAGAAGGGATGTTCTCCATCAAACACTAGATCTTGAAGAAAGAAGTGGGATAGATCGTCTCACTGATATGTGtctcataaaaattattgacaacAGGATCTGGATGCATGATATGCTGCAAAAACTAGGGCGACAAATTGTCCACCAAGAAAACGTTGATCCTAGAGGACGTAGCAGGTTGTGGGAGGCTGAGGATGTCTATCATGTATTAACAAATCATCAG GGGACAGGAAAAGTGGAAGCCATATCCCTCGACATGTCTGCAACTAAAGAAATGAACTTAAGTCCTACAGCATTTGAAGGGATATATAATCTAAGATTGTTCGATTTCCATAATCCAAATTCCCCAGATGAGCTAACAAGGATTCGCCTTCCTCAAGggcttcaatttctttcaaatggGCTAAGGATTCTCTACTGGTATAATTACCCTTTGAAATCCTTGCCATCAAATTTTTGTCCAAAGAAACTTGTTGAGCTTAAAATGCCTTGTAGCCAGCTCGAAGAACTTTGGAATGAATGTCAG ccacttgaaaatttgaaattaatgaaCCTCAGTTACTCCTCGAAGCTGAGCTTAGTTAATTCAGACTTGTCCAAAGTTCCAAATCTTGAGGTTCTAAATCTGGCATGGTGTTGTAGTTTGGTTAAGTTACCTTCCTCTATTAAATACTGCACCAGACTTACTGAATTAGATCTTAGGAAATGTGAGAGTTTATGTACTTTGCCCTCGTCAATTGGGTGCCTCACTCGACttgttaaattgaatttaaccCACTGCAAAGGTCTCGCTAGTCTACCATACAGCATTTGTGAGTTGAAATGTCTTGCAATGCTTGATCTCGAGCTTTGCTCAGAACTAACAAGTTTACCTGGCAGCATTGGTGAGATGGAATCTCTTGTAGAGCTTAATCTTGGTCATTGCTCAAAACTATCAAGCCTTCCAAATAGCATTGGCGAGTTGAAATGTCTTGCTAGACTTTATCTTGGTTATTGCTCAAAACTAACAAGCCTACCAGATAAAATTGGCGAGTTGAAATATCTTAAAGAGCTTAAACTTCATCATTGCTTAGCATTAGCAAGCCTTCCAAACAGCATTGGCGAGTTAAAATCTCTTGacaatcttgatttttattattgcttAAAACTAGCAAGCTTTCCAAACAGCATTGGCGAGTTGAATTGTCTTATGACACTTGATCTTAAGTTTTGCTCAAAACTAGCAAGTGTACCAGATAGCTTTGGTCAATTGAAATGTCTTTCGAGACTTGACCTTGGTTATTGCTCAGAACTAGCAAGTCTACCTGATAGCTTTGGTGAGCTCAAATGTCTTTCGAGGCTTGATCTTTGTTATTGCTTAAAACTGGCAAGTCTACCTGACAGCATTGGCGAGTTGAAATCTCTTGTAGAGCTTAATCTTGGTTACTGCTCAAAACTAGCAAGCCTTCCAGATAGCATTGGCAAATTGAAATGTCTTGAGATGCTTGATCTAAATTATTGCTCAGAACTCGCAAGTCTACCAGACAGCATTGGTAATTTGAAATCTCTTGCAAagcttcatctttcttcttgctCAAAACTAGCAAGCCTTCCAGACAGCATTGGCAAGTTGAAATCTCTTGCAGAGCTTCATCTTTCATCTTGCTTAAAACTAGCAAGTCTTCCTGACAGCATTGGCGAGTTGAAATGTCTTCCCAAGCTTGATCTTGGTTATTGCTTAAAACTAGTAAGTCTTCCTGATAGCATTGGCGAGTTGAAATCTCTTACAAAGCTTAATCTTTATTATTGCTCAGAACTAGCAAGTCTGCCTGACAGCATTGGCAAGTTGAAATCTCTTGTAGAGCTTCATCTTGGCTATTGCTATAAACTAGCATGGCTTCTAGAGAGCATTGGCGAGTTGAAATGTCTTGTGATGCTTAATCTTCATCATTGCTCAGAATTAGCATGGCTTCCAAATAGCATTGGCAAGTTGAAATCTCTTGTAGAGCTTCATCTTGGTTATTGCTATAAACTAGCATGGCTTCCAGAGAGTATTGGCGAGTTGAAATGTCTTGCGATGCTTAGTCTTGATCATTGCTTAGAATTAGCATGGCTTCCAGACAGCATTGGCAAGTTGAAATCTCTTTTAGAGCTTCATCTTGGTTATTGCTATAAACTAGCATGGCT
- the LOC133699257 gene encoding disease resistance protein RPV1-like isoform X2, with product MASITPTITPSNWKYDVFLSFRGADTRNSFTSHLYKALRQNQIHAYIDYKLQGGEKIEPALLERIEESYISVVIFSENYADSTFCLRELSKILECMENKGQKVLPVLHQLDPSHVQDLTGRYGDALCKHESDCSSQEVESWRHASKEIANLKGWDSKVIRDETKLIEEIVSDIQKKLQHMPAPSIDSKRIIGMKSRVEDIESLLSFGSTGVLIVGIWGLGGIGKSTTAEAVYHRNSHKFEGHCFFRNVMAESHKHGLVHVLQEILREVLENKDLNIGTKVLPPYIKRMLQRKKVLIVLDDVNSSLDLRDLLGEDGLFGQGSRIIVTSRDWQVLINACEEDNIYEVKNLNEDDALELFSLHAFRQNNPIQGYTELSKSVVSCVEGIPLFLEALGASLYKKTSVEYWESKVAQLRTKIGEDIKKSLEMCFDELNQTEKKIFLDIACFFGWCRRDVLHQTLDLEERSGIDRLTDMCLIKIIDNRIWMHDMLQKLGRQIVHQENVDPRGRSRLWEAEDVYHVLTNHQGTGKVEAISLDMSATKEMNLSPTAFEGIYNLRLFDFHNPNSPDELTRIRLPQGLQFLSNGLRILYWYNYPLKSLPSNFCPKKLVELKMPCSQLEELWNECQPLENLKLMNLSYSSKLSLVNSDLSKVPNLEVLNLAWCCSLVKLPSSIKYCTRLTELDLRKCESLCTLPSSIGCLTRLVKLNLTHCKGLASLPYSICELKCLAMLDLELCSELTSLPGSIGEMESLVELNLGHCSKLSSLPNSIGELKCLARLYLGYCSKLTSLPDKIGELKYLKELKLHHCLALASLPNSIGELKSLDNLDFYYCLKLASFPNSIGELNCLMTLDLKFCSKLASVPDSFGQLKCLSRLDLGYCSELASLPDSFGELKCLSRLDLCYCLKLASLPDSIGELKSLVELNLGYCSKLASLPDSIGKLKCLEMLDLNYCSELASLPDSIGNLKSLAKLHLSSCSKLASLPDSIGKLKSLAELHLSSCLKLASLPDSIGELKCLPKLDLGYCLKLN from the exons atggctTCCATTACTCCTACCATTACTCCTTCGAACTGGAAGTACGATGTGTTCCTCAGTTTTAGAGGCGCAGACACCCGCAATAGTTTTACAAGTCATCTTTACAAGGCTTTGCGTCAAAACCAAATTCATGCTTACATCGATTATAAACTTCAGGGAGGAGAAAAGATTGAGCCTGCCCTCCTGGAAAGGATTGAAGAGTCATATATTTCGGTAGTCATTTTCTCTGAAAATTATGCAGATTCCACTTTCTGTTTGAGGGAACTCTCCAAGATTCTTGAGTGCATGGAGAACAAAGGACAGAAGGTTTTGCCAGTTTTGCACCAACTTGATCCAAGCCATGTTCAAGATCTGACTGGGAGATATGGAGACGCACTTTGCAAGCATGAAAGTGATTGCAGTTCTCAAGAAGTAGAGAGTTGGAGACATGCTTCGAAAGAAATAGCTAATCTCAAGGGCTGGGATTCGAAAGTCATCag GGATGAGACCAAGCTAATCGAGGAAATTGTTTCTGACATTCAAAAGAAATTGCAGCATATGCCTGCACCCTCAATTGATTCAAAACGCATTATTGGAATGAAATCACGCGTTGAAGACATTGAATCGTTACTATCCTTTGGATCAACCGGTGTCCTCATTGTGGGAATATGGGGGTTGGGTGGTATAGGCAAGTCAACAACGGCTGAAGCTGTATATCATCGAAACTCTCATAAATTTGAAGGTCATTGCTTTTTCCGAAATGTAATGGCAGAATCACATAAGCATGGACTAGTTCATGTACTGCAGGAAATTCTTCGGGAAGTATTAGAGAACAAAGATCTGAACATAGGCACAAAGGTGTTACCCCCGTACATTAAGCGAATGcttcaaagaaaaaaggtcCTCATAGTTCTTGATGATGTCAACAGTTCTCTAGATTTAAGAGATTTACTAGGAGAGGATGGTTTGTTTGGCCAAGGAAGTAGAATCATTGTGACAAGTAGAGATTGGCAAGTGCTTATAAATGCATGCGAAGAAGACAACATTTACGAGGTTAAGAATTTAAATGAAGACGATGCTCTTGAACTCTTCAGCTTGCATGCTTTCAGACAAAATAATCCTATACAAGGATATACAGAGCTATCAAAAAGTGTGGTAAGCTGTGTTGAAGGCATTCCATTATTTCTGGAGGCTTTAGGTGCCAGTCTATACAAAAAGACTAGTGTAGAATACTGGGAAAGTAAGGTGGCACAGCTAAGAACAAAAATTGGCGAGGACATTAAGAAAAGTTTGGAAATGtgttttgatgaattaaatcagacagaaaagaaaatatttcttgATATAGCATGTTTCTTTGGATGGTGCAGAAGGGATGTTCTCCATCAAACACTAGATCTTGAAGAAAGAAGTGGGATAGATCGTCTCACTGATATGTGtctcataaaaattattgacaacAGGATCTGGATGCATGATATGCTGCAAAAACTAGGGCGACAAATTGTCCACCAAGAAAACGTTGATCCTAGAGGACGTAGCAGGTTGTGGGAGGCTGAGGATGTCTATCATGTATTAACAAATCATCAG GGGACAGGAAAAGTGGAAGCCATATCCCTCGACATGTCTGCAACTAAAGAAATGAACTTAAGTCCTACAGCATTTGAAGGGATATATAATCTAAGATTGTTCGATTTCCATAATCCAAATTCCCCAGATGAGCTAACAAGGATTCGCCTTCCTCAAGggcttcaatttctttcaaatggGCTAAGGATTCTCTACTGGTATAATTACCCTTTGAAATCCTTGCCATCAAATTTTTGTCCAAAGAAACTTGTTGAGCTTAAAATGCCTTGTAGCCAGCTCGAAGAACTTTGGAATGAATGTCAG ccacttgaaaatttgaaattaatgaaCCTCAGTTACTCCTCGAAGCTGAGCTTAGTTAATTCAGACTTGTCCAAAGTTCCAAATCTTGAGGTTCTAAATCTGGCATGGTGTTGTAGTTTGGTTAAGTTACCTTCCTCTATTAAATACTGCACCAGACTTACTGAATTAGATCTTAGGAAATGTGAGAGTTTATGTACTTTGCCCTCGTCAATTGGGTGCCTCACTCGACttgttaaattgaatttaaccCACTGCAAAGGTCTCGCTAGTCTACCATACAGCATTTGTGAGTTGAAATGTCTTGCAATGCTTGATCTCGAGCTTTGCTCAGAACTAACAAGTTTACCTGGCAGCATTGGTGAGATGGAATCTCTTGTAGAGCTTAATCTTGGTCATTGCTCAAAACTATCAAGCCTTCCAAATAGCATTGGCGAGTTGAAATGTCTTGCTAGACTTTATCTTGGTTATTGCTCAAAACTAACAAGCCTACCAGATAAAATTGGCGAGTTGAAATATCTTAAAGAGCTTAAACTTCATCATTGCTTAGCATTAGCAAGCCTTCCAAACAGCATTGGCGAGTTAAAATCTCTTGacaatcttgatttttattattgcttAAAACTAGCAAGCTTTCCAAACAGCATTGGCGAGTTGAATTGTCTTATGACACTTGATCTTAAGTTTTGCTCAAAACTAGCAAGTGTACCAGATAGCTTTGGTCAATTGAAATGTCTTTCGAGACTTGACCTTGGTTATTGCTCAGAACTAGCAAGTCTACCTGATAGCTTTGGTGAGCTCAAATGTCTTTCGAGGCTTGATCTTTGTTATTGCTTAAAACTGGCAAGTCTACCTGACAGCATTGGCGAGTTGAAATCTCTTGTAGAGCTTAATCTTGGTTACTGCTCAAAACTAGCAAGCCTTCCAGATAGCATTGGCAAATTGAAATGTCTTGAGATGCTTGATCTAAATTATTGCTCAGAACTCGCAAGTCTACCAGACAGCATTGGTAATTTGAAATCTCTTGCAAagcttcatctttcttcttgctCAAAACTAGCAAGCCTTCCAGACAGCATTGGCAAGTTGAAATCTCTTGCAGAGCTTCATCTTTCATCTTGCTTAAAACTAGCAAGTCTTCCTGACAGCATTGGCGAGTTGAAATGTCTTCCCAAGCTTGATCTTGGTTATTGCTTAAAACTA AATTAG